The Solanum pennellii chromosome 7, SPENNV200 DNA segment tCGCTTAAATTTCATACGTGcgtcttaaaatattttacaagTATTCCGTCCTAGACAAGTCCCAAACGACTTTTTAGACATGGATAATAACATTAGCTAAGTCCTTCTagactaaaataattaaaatatcactaatataatacaaatttatttacttaaacCTAATTAAcagagagagagattttttttgtgtgaattttcccttttctttttgaaaatgaaataaaatcaaatctttatcCCAAAATAtgtccttttattttttatttttcaattaaaatctatcaaaaaatgTCAAAGATTAaccttttaaaaaacatttaacCTAAACAAAGTAACCTCAAAGAGGATCAATGATCAAATATCTATAATAAGCAATCTTAATAGCTAAGTTACAAGttgattgttttaattttacttttattgatgaGAGCTTATTACCTCGTAATCACCTCCCCGAAAAATATGGCTTTtagtaagaaaaaaataaataaatatctatCCTTATTATAGACATTTATATTAATAAGCCTAGATTTTCTATTCatgtttttttcatatatataccTACCATACATTCACCATTCTATAACCAAATTCCTAtaacttcactttttttttttgcactcTCAAATTCTCCATCATCAACCATGATATCCTCTGAAAATGATGTTAACCAGCCATTAATAGAAAAAAGCAGAGCTTCAGATTCTGAATCCAGCATTGAATTGGAGAGTGTTCTATTGGATCATTCGTTACCTCGATGGAATCGTCTGCGTCAGGCGACGTGGATCGAAATGAAACTCCTTTTCTCCCTTGCTGCTCCTGCCGTTATGGTTTACATGATCAATTATCTCATGTCGATGTCTACACAAATCTTCTCTGGCCACATTGGTAACCTTGAGCTTGCTGCTGCTTCACTTGGAAATACTGGCATTCAAATTTTTGTGTATGGGCTTATGGTATGCTAATGTATATATAAAACACCTTGATTTCTCCGATGATGATAATAACACTATCAATTGATTGattatatgaaaaattgtagttaatttttaatttttaattttttttaatagttggGCATGGGAAGTGCTGTGGAGACACTTTGTGGTCAGGCATATGGAGCGAGGAAATACGATATGTTAGGAGTTTATCTTCAGAGATCGACGATTCTTCTCGTTCTAACAGGGGTATTGCTCacatttgtttatgttttcagTAAGCCAATTTTGCTATTCCTAGGGCAATCACCAGAAATTGCATCAGCCGCTGCGATATTTGTGTATGGTCTGATACCACAAATTTTCGCGTATGCTGTGAATTTTCCGATCCAGAAATTCCTTCAAGCGCAGAGCATTGTGGCACCGAGTGCTTACATTTCTGCAGCGACATTGGTGTTGCATCTAGTGATGAGTTGGGTGGCTACTTATAAACTTGGGCTGGGTTTGCTAGGGGTGTCACTCGTATTGAGTTTATCGTGGTGGATGATAGTGATAGGTCAATTTGTGTATATTTTGAAGAGTGAGAAGTGTAATACAACATGGAATGGGTTTAGTTGGAAGGCGTTTTCGGGTTTGCCAGAGTTCTTTAAGTTATCAGCAGCATCAGCTGTGATGCTATGCTTGGAGTCATGGTATTTTCAGATAATCGTTCTGCTTGCTGGCTTGCTTGAAAATCCAGAATTGACTTTGGATTCGCTTTCTATTTGGTAAGACTGATCCTTCGGCAGAATTTCACAAGTGATCACATCATTATAGTTTAGTTCGTGTATCAAAGTTTCACGACTCTATTTTGTAACATAAAAGCCTATAATGTGCCTTCTTAAAGACCTTTTAGAACACAGTACAGCTGTTAGTAGTAGTAAAAAGCAGCCTCATGTAACGGCCATCTTTGCGTCTTGTTAAAGAAGTCCAGAAACCTTTTTAGCTTTGTTTTAATAGTCTTCAATTGAGATAATTTGAtcatcataaatcataataatagaTTATGCTTTGTGATGGTTAAAAGAAGTAACGAACTAATTTCCAACTTGTTTGGTCATTAAATTAAGCACATTGAGTATCTTTATATCTGTTTTTGTTGCAGCTTTGGATAAAGTCAGTTGATTATTTTCAGTAACCTAACCTTATtgtttttcccctttttattcTGGCATGACAAAACCACAAATTAAAAGCATGACGATTTGTGGTTGGGTGTTCATGATATCAGTTGGATTCAATGCAGCCGCAAGGTCAGGTTTCCTTTCTCCACATTATCGATGCATAGTACATTTATCGACTTACATTTAATGTTAAATCATTGATAAATTAGCAGTGTACGAGTTAGCAATGAATTGGGAGCAGGGCATCCAAAATCAGCATCATTTTCAGTGAGAGTTGTCACAACATGCTCTTTCATCACCTCAGTGATTGCTGCAATCCTTGTTCTCACATTTCGTGACGTCCTTAGCTATGCCTTCACTGGAGGAGAAGTTGTGGCTGAAGCTGTCTCTGATCTCTGTCCGTTGCTCGCGCTTACCCTTGCACTTAATGGAATTCAGCCTGTCTTATCTGGTAATTACATATTAAGCATCTTAATTACTCTCTAGTTTCTGCATATTCAATCAAATTATTATAACATGATTGAGATTATTTCTTTTGGCAGAACATCTAAAGTTCCTCCTAAACTTGGCGCGTTTTATTCACTTAGGTGGGATCTGAATAAAACGCGTCAAGTTCTGGTGCCACACATTGAATAAggatttataattttgaatctTATATAGGTGTGGCTGTTGGCTGTGGATGGCAAACTTTTGTGGCTTATGTCAATGTAGGCTGCTATTACATTGTGGGAGTCCCATTGGGTGCTCTTCTTGGGTTCTACTTCAAACTTGGTGCTAAGGTATAATTTCacttatatataatacaaagtAGAGTTAATAGTAAGAAAACATACCTAAAGGTGTCAAAATAGGCGGGCCCAACCCAACCCTATCCAACCCTAACAGGCTAGAGAGTTAAATGGGTTGGGCGTGCTGATACTTTTAATTAAAGGGTCAATAAAATAGCGACTCAACCCAGCCCTAAACGAGCCACAGGTTGGGACGGGTTGACCCTTCAACCTAC contains these protein-coding regions:
- the LOC107025536 gene encoding protein DETOXIFICATION 40 — its product is MISSENDVNQPLIEKSRASDSESSIELESVLLDHSLPRWNRLRQATWIEMKLLFSLAAPAVMVYMINYLMSMSTQIFSGHIGNLELAAASLGNTGIQIFVYGLMLGMGSAVETLCGQAYGARKYDMLGVYLQRSTILLVLTGVLLTFVYVFSKPILLFLGQSPEIASAAAIFVYGLIPQIFAYAVNFPIQKFLQAQSIVAPSAYISAATLVLHLVMSWVATYKLGLGLLGVSLVLSLSWWMIVIGQFVYILKSEKCNTTWNGFSWKAFSGLPEFFKLSAASAVMLCLESWYFQIIVLLAGLLENPELTLDSLSICMTICGWVFMISVGFNAAASVRVSNELGAGHPKSASFSVRVVTTCSFITSVIAAILVLTFRDVLSYAFTGGEVVAEAVSDLCPLLALTLALNGIQPVLSGVAVGCGWQTFVAYVNVGCYYIVGVPLGALLGFYFKLGAKGIWLGMMGGTVMQTVILIWITIRTDWNKEVEAAQGRLNKWGDKKEPELKE